The genomic DNA TGTCGGGGAGCGGCTGACGCGGATGGTGCATGACGCGCGCGATGCGCGCTAACGCCGCGGGGACGCACTTCATGTTCAAGTGCGTCCCCGCCGGTGTGTCGCGTATGAAATGCCGGCACACACTCCGGCTAATTTTTCTCATACCCCCTTCCCGGAAGCTGTTCTGACACAAAACGGAGCCGTTTTGAGCCTGAAATCGAGCTTTCGGAAAGGTCTGAGGCTGAATACTCAGGATTCGCCCCAAACTAATACTGTCGGTGGCGGGCTAAATGCCGGCAATAAAATCCTCCGTCATCTGCCGCGCTTCATCATCCGTATACTGCTGTGGTGGCGTCTTCATGAAGTAAGATGCCGGCGCAATCAGCGGCCCACCGAGACCCCGATCCAACCCCAACTTGGCGCAGCGCACTGCGTCAATCATCACGCCCGCCGAGTTAGGCGAGTCCCACACTTCCAGCTTCAGCTCAATTTGCAGTGGCACATCCCCAAATGCGCGTCCTTCCATGCGAATGTGGCACCACTTGCGGTCCGTCAACCACGGAACATAATCGCTTGGCCCCACATGCACGTTTTCCGCGCCCAGGTCGTAAGGGAGCTGGCTGGTGACGGCATTTGTCTTGGAGATTTTCTTTGACTCCAGCCGCTCCCGCTCCAGCATATTATAGAAATCCATGTTGCCGCCGAAATTGAGCTGATAGGTGCGGTCCAGATGCACGCCCCGATCCTTGAACAAATTGGTGAGGACGCGATGGGTGATGGTGGCCCCTACCTGGCTCTTGATGTCGTCGCCGATGATGGGCAGCCCTTTTTCCGCGAACCGCTTGCCCCAATATTCAGAACTGGCGATAAAAACGGGGATGCCGTTGACAAACGCGCAGCCCGCTTCCAGCACCTGCTCCACGTACCACTTCGTGGCCATTTCCGAGCCGACAGGCATGAAATTGACAACCACATCCGTGCCCGTGTCCTTCAGGATTTGCACGATATTGTCCGTCGGTCCGGGTGCTTTTTCCACCACGGTACTCACGTACTTGCCGATGCCGTCATGCGTCATGCCGCGATAGACGGGAACACCGAGGTGGGGCACGTCGGCGAACTTGATGGTGTTGTTCGGGTGCGCCCAGATCGCTTCGCTCAGGTCCAGTCCCACCTTGCCTTTCACCACGTCAAACGCCGCCGTAAATTCGATGTCCCGTACATGGTAGCCGCCCACGGTGGCGTGCATCAAGCCGGGGATTTCGGCGTCATCGGGGGCGTCCCTATAGTATTGCACGCCCTGGACCAATGATGACGCGCAGTTTCCCACGCCAATGATAGCCACGCGGACTTTTTTGTTCTTTTTTGACATGATTTTTCCTTCTCGACTAAACTCGCGCTGGCGTTTACCCGCCAGGATACAAACAGGAAAAAGGCAGGCTTGCCGCCTGCCCTGTACAGCCGTGTCATTATAGCCTACCCGGATCGCCTTGCCTACGCCGTTCTACACAGGGAGCAGGTTCGTTCACTGAAAAAACCGGGTTTTTCGAGTGCCCGGCCAAAATTACCAGAGTGGTTCATGTGTAAAAACCCGGTTTTTGGCCTTTTTTCAGTAGAGTCATGGATTAAAGGTGGAGCGGAGACTTCAGGCGGAACCGTTCCGGCTAAAGCCTCCACTTCCCCTGAGGTCCTAAAGAGCCACTTTTTGCAGGTGTCCACTACCTTCCATTGTGGTCAGATCAATATCGGCGATGCAGCGTACTTTAACGTAGTTAAGTGTTAGCGTTCCTTCCAGGTGTACCGTGCCGGTTGCCTGTTCAAAATCAGCTGCGCCTAGGTTCGTGGCGTCGTCCAGGCGCACACCCAGCTCTGTGCCGCCGCGTGTGTCCGTAAATTTGACGAGCACATACCCACGAGAAATGCTCTCCTGCAATTTTTCGACAGATCCATCAACCCGACTTACGATAACGGGATGCGTTCCAGTGGTTAACATTTCGACTAATTCATCCATACCATGCGTCCTCTTGCTAGATTGAGAGAAGGATTAAGCCATTCCCAAAGCTGACAAATACCCTGCGCCTATTCTTTGGCGGCATAATCGGGTATCTCAAATTGCAGTGTTTGCCGGCAAAAAGCTATCCATTCCGGCGTGACATTGTCAAAGATGATATTCTCATCCTTATAAATGCCATCGGTAACCACGAAATCTTCCTGCAAATACAGGATTGAATCGTCGGTTAGCAACCGGGGAGATGCTCCTCCCTGGTCCGTCGGATCGCTCTTTTCTTTCCGGGCATTCTGTATATTCGCGTTCCATTGCGCGAAAGCCCGAAACTCGCCTAGAAGATACGCTTTGCAATACTTGCCCATTTCAGCCATAAAAAACTCCTTGATTTGGCGCGCCGCGCATAAGACTGACGTTTGTGAGTGCGGTGACTTGCCCTTTCGCCAGACGTTGTGCTAGCGAGGGTCATTGGATTCATCCATCTTTTTTCGCAGGCTGAGTGGTCGCATATCCGTCCACACCTCTTCAATATACGCCAGACATTCCTCTTTTGAGCCGCTGACGCCTACGGTTTCCCATCCCAACGGTAGCGGTCTATCCGCAAACCAGATTGAGTACTGCTCTTCATGATTAACCACAACGTTATAGATTGTGGTGTCTGTTGCTTCATCATTAGTCATCATGATGTTTTCAACTCCTTCGTGAATGGTGGCAAGTGAACAATGTCCGGAAGATTCATCCCGGCCGCATGGATAAAGGGATCAGAGAGGGTCCTCTTCAAATCGGGCAAGCAAGATCTCTTCAATCAATAGGGATAACCCGGCGATGGTGGACTCTTCAAAGAGGTCACGCAGAGAGAGAGTCACATCAAAGGCTTCGTTAATTTCATGAATAACTTGCGTCGCTAAAAGAGAGTACCCGCCCAAATCAAAGAAAGTATCATAAACGCTAACTCTTTCAACGCCTAACATCTTGCACCAGATAACGGCTAAACGCTTTTCCACAGTGCCTTGCGGCGCGACAAACTCAGCTTCTGTTGATGGGGCCAGGGGCGATCCCAGTGTAGCCAGGGTGCGCCGATCGAGTTTCCCATTAGGGGTCAAGGGCAGCGCGTCCAGCAAGACAAAAGTGGATGGTACCATATACTCTGGTAACTTTCCTTTGACAAAATCGCGCAGTTCGTTAACGCCAGGCGTTTGCCCTGGCAAGCTGGGCACGAAGTAAGCGACCAGATGCCTGTCACCGTTTTCATTGGTTTGTACGAGGACCGCGGTCTGACGGATGTCAGCATGTTGGCTGAGTACTGACTCGATTTCACCCAGCTCAATGCGGAACCCCCGTATTTTGACCTGATGATCTCGCCGCCCCAGATACATTACATCTCCATCAGGCAGGTAGCAAGCCAGATCTCCTGATTTATACAAGCGGCTTCCTGGTTGGTTGTCAAACGGGTTGGGCACAAACCGCTCAGCGGTTAGTGCCGGGTGGTTCTGGTAGGCGCGCGCCAGGCCATTTCCACCAACATAAATCTCCCCAGGAACGCCAACAGGCGTCAATTGGTATCTGTCGTCCAGAATGTAAAACTGCATGTCGGGAATGGCTTCTCCGATGACACTTCCCGGCGCTGCCTCCAAGTCTTCCGCTGCCAGGGGCCGGTAAGTTACGTGTACGGTTGTTTCAGTGATTCCGTACATGTTAACCAGTTGCAGCGTGCCGTTGTGGTCCTCGGTGTACCAGGATTGTAGCTCGCTCAGGTCAAGCGCCTCGCCGCCAAAGATAACAAACCGCAATGATAAGTCACGAGTTGGTGACACACTTCTGTTGTTGATGCTCCAGGTCAATTGGCGAAAAGCGGAGGGCGTCTGGTTGAGGACCGTCACACAAGATTCGCACAAGAGGGAATACAGGTCATCTGGGGAGCGGCCGAGCCAATAGGGCACGATGATCAATTTGCCGCCGTACAAGAGGGAACCAAAGATTTCCCAAACAGAGAAGTCGAAGGCATGGGAATGGAAAAAGGACCATACATCTTGCGGTCCGAAATGGAACCACTCCTGGGTTGCCTGAAACAGGCGCATAACCTGCTTATGAGGAATTAGGACGCCTTTGGGACGACCGGTTGATCCTGATGTGTAAATGGCGTAGGCCAGGTTGTCCGGAACAACGGGCGCTGCTGGATTGCCGGCATTTTCTTGGGCAATGCGCTCCCATTCGGTGTCGATACAGATCATGCGCGTATTTAATGCCGGCAACTTCTCCACCAAAGCGTTCTGCGTTAACAATACAGACGCCCGGCTGTCCTGCAAGACAAAAGCCAACCGCTCGGGCGGGTAAATCGTATCCAGAGGCAAATAAGCGCCACCCGCCTTCAAAACGCCCAAGATGCTAATGATCATATCCAGAGAGCGTTCCATATAGACCCCGACAAGCGCCTCGGTTTCCAGATTCATAGAGCGCAGATAATGGGCAATCTGGTTTGCGCGTCGGTTCAATTCCTGAAACGTTAGTTGTTCTTCACCTGCGACAAGGGCAATAGCATCCGGTCTTGCCGCCACCTGTCGTTCAAACGCTATATGAATACGCGCCTCCGGCTGGTTCTTAACCACACCCCTCCCAATTTGCTTGTGCAAGATATGCACCTCTTCCGCCTTTGTTAACAACGGCAGACTAGATAGGCGTTGGCGTGGATTTTTCACAATGCCTTGTAACAACGTCTGAAACTGTTCTAGCAAAGTCTGATTGAGCAAGTCGGCATTGAATTCTAGCTCACAAACAAGACCCGTTGGCGTTTCCTGAATGTTGACGCCTAACAAATCCGGTGGGGCGGCCTGCGACGTTTCCAAAGGAATAGGCGTTAACGCCAGCCCCGGTATCTCGACCGGCGCGGAGGGAACATTTTGCATGACAAACGTTACCTGGAACAAAGGATTCCGTACCAGACTGCGCTCTGGCTGTATTTCTTCTACCAGGCGTTCAAAGGGAACCTCCTTATGGGCAAAGGCCTCACGCACGGTTTGGTGTACGCGCCCGAGCAGTTCCGTAAACGGTGGATTACCAGACAAATCCGTGCGCAACACCAATGTATTCAGAAATAGTCCAATCAGGTGCTGCACTTCAGACCGTTCCCGGTCAAAAATCGGGGCACCGACAACAATATCCGTCTGCCCCGTGCACCGATGCAACAAGGTTTTGAAAGCAGCCAACAGCACTGTAAACAAGGTGGTTCCCTCTTGTTGGCTGAGTTGTTCAAGCGCCCGCATTAGTGTCGTATCGAATACCAGAACCTGTTTTACGGCCTTGTTTGGTATCGCACTGCGTTGCGTCTGCGCTGACAGCATTTCCAAGACGGGAAGAGGCCCCGTTAATTTCTGTTTCCAGTAGGCAAGTGATTCCTGAAACCGGGCTGATTGCAACGATTGATGTTGCCAAAAGGCGAAGTCGGCGTACTGGATAGTTGGCTCGGGTAAGGATGGCAAACGACCATCCTGAAAGGCTGAATAGAATGCGACGAGTTCCCGCACCAATATGCTCTGAGACCAGGCATCGGAAATGATGTGCTGGAAATTAAGGGACAGATCATATGTATGGGTGTCCAAACGGAACAATATCAACTCAAATAACGGCGGCTGCGACAGATCAAAGATACGCAATGCGGCCAGGAGCATATCTTGACGAACGACTCTTTCCTGCTCCGCGCCGGAAAGCCCACGAAGGTCGCGTATGGGTATGGTTACCTTCAAACTGGGTAAGATGGTTTGCACGGGGTATCCATCTTTGGCAACAAAGCGGGTGCGCAGGATAGCGTGACGACGTACCACCTCATTTAAGCTTTTCTCGAGCAACGGTACGTTAAGATTGCCGGAAATTCTGACAGCCGCCGTCATATTGGTGAATGCGGCCATCTGTAATTGATCTAATATCCATACACGCTGTTGCGCAAAGGATAGGGGCAGGTTTTCCTGGCGTCCCGCCGGGGGGATTGGTTCCGCAACCAGCCGTTTGCTGGCTTCAATCTGCTCCAGGAAGGCGATAATCTCTGTTTTTCGTGCAGACAGCTCGGCGCGCATGGTTGGCGTCAACACCCCATCCGGGGCGTTAATCCGCAGACGTCCTTCATCTATCCAGATGTAGACATCCAGATTGCGCAACTGAGATAGTAGTTCAACAAGGGTCATCATTTGCTCCTCAATGCGTCATTACAATTCAATTTCCTCTCGCTGCGCCGCGTGAGTAGAGGAAGTAGGTGGCGTGGCCCCCTGGATCGCCCACAGAATGGTCTGTATATATTCGCTCAAGAACCCGATCGTCGGTTGCTCAAATAGATCTCCCAGAGGGATATCAATCTTAAACGCCTCGCGGATTTGGGAGATAATCTGCACCGCCAACAGGGAATCTCCTCCTAGCTCAAAGAAGTTGTCATGGATACCTACCGGTTTAACGCCCATGGCTCTTTGCCATATATTGGCCAGTTTTTCTTCAACTTCATTGCGGGGCGCCGCAAAAGGATATGCTAGTTCAGGTCTGGGATGAAATGTAAGGGCTTGTGGTTGGGGCGTGTTTTGCTGCGTTGAAGGGGTCCATTTCCGTAACCTGAATGGCAGATCAATGGTGGAAACAATGATTTGGGGGGCATTGTATGGGGCGGGAAATAATTGAGCGGCAACCTGAAGCCCTTCGGCTAAGGTTATGGCTGCTGTTTGCATCTGTTCAGGCCGTGCCAGGGGTATCTTATCCGTTTCCGCCGTTTGCAAAATGTCCCAGTTGACGACGATCCAGGGGTATGGGGATGTCTGAGCGACGTGTTGCGTGAAACTGTCCAGGAAATTGCTGATGCCGGCATGGATAGCCAAACCCGGACCGGCCAAAACTGAGGAAATTGAAGACGTTACCATGCAAAAATCCAGGTTCTTCTCCGCTATCACGCTACGAACTGCCGAAAGGCTGCTTTTTATCAGAAGAAACTCTCTTTCGCAAGTCGATCTATTGGCCTCTCTAACGAATACGGGTAATACCTGACCCGTGTGGCGTGGATTGAAAATGACCCCATTTAGCTCGCCAAACTGCTGCGTTGCGCTGGCCACGGCTGATTCAACTTGTATTGGATCCGTCTCATCTACCGATACAACCAGAATCTTCCCCCCCATGGCTTCCAGGTGAAGCGCGTTGAGAATCTGGCGGCCAATCTCGTCCTGTTTGTGCGTATTCAGGTAGGTATGCCAGCTATCGCGTGCCGGCAAATCCTCACACGTCGTCAGGGTGAGTTGGGTTGCTCCAGCCTGTATGAGATGTTGAGAAAGCAAGAACCCAATACTACGCAAACCATTAAATAGCAGGTAGGTTCCTTCTTTTTGTAGCAATGGCTTATTTGCCGGCATACTTGCCGATATTGACTCAAAAGTCTGCGTCCAGCGATAACGATCCCGATATGCGACGACACTGGCCGTTGCCGCCGTTTGCAACTCCAACCAGAGCTGTTCCGCTAAAGTATGCTTCCCTTGATTGGGCGAAGATGGTAAAACAACATCAATGAAATGGCACTGGATGTGGGGATATTCCTGGCAAACCACTCTGGCAGGCCCCAGAATAGTTGCCTTCTCCGGTACAAGCCGGTCATGGCCCGACACATCAAAAAGGTTTGTAGCCACAATGAATAAGGACACCTTTGCTACGGAACCCGCCTGTCCTAACGCCTGTGCCAGGAACAAAAGACTATAAAACCCCTTGTCCTGATCGACGTCCGCCGGATGCGTGTCCGCCGTTGCGTACCACATATGGACAATCTTTTGTGGATGTACGCCGCGCAAAGCCAGTTCCTGGATCAACCTCTCATAATCAGCCGGCTCTCCCGGATTGATCATAAAGGTGTCATCGTCGCCGGCGGCAAAGAACGGTCCAGGTCGCACCACAATTGCAGGCAATGAGGCCTGGCGCAGTCGTTGGGCAAGATGGTCGCCCAGGCTTTCTCCGTCAACGAACAGCAGCCACGAGGAGGCATCTGTATGAGGGGACGCAACCGCCGGTAGAACTGTCCGTGTCCACGAGGGAATATAAAACCAGTCGCTGACGTCGGGGGATTTTTCATTTACGTGTAACGACTGTTTTCTTGCAACCGACTGTTCTCCATCGCTATGTAACACTGGCTCCACCCAATATCGTTGGCGCTCGAATGGGTAGGTGGGTAGGGGGAGTCGCCGGCGGTAATGGTGGTTGTGGAACCCGTTCCAATCTAACCGCACCCCAGCCAACCATAGTTGAGCGACGGTCAATAATAGGGAAGCGGATGCTGATGGATGGCTTTCTTCAGATAATGAAGATAGGACAAGCTGCTTTTCCGCCTTGTGGCTATGTTGGACTGCTATTTTACTAAGAAAGCTATCTGGCCCGATTTCTAACAAAACCGGTTCAGATTCCGTCAGCAGGTTGGTCACATTTGGACTGGAATTTGCCGCGAGCAAACGTCGCCAATAGTCATGGCTTTGTAACTGCTGTTCCGTGACCCAATCACCTGTTACGCCAGATACGTAAGGAATTTGCGGAGCCTGAAAAGAGATTTGCTCCAGGGGAGTGGCAGGCGATTGTCTCTGACCGTTCTGTTCATCGTACTCAACAGCGTCTATGAGTAGCGCCAGCCCATCTGGCAGCGACATCACGCCTGACAAACAGGCAGCTACATACTCGCCGACCCCTTCCCCAAACATCGCCCGCGGCTTGACCCCCCAAGACTGCCACAAAGTCGCCAGAGCGTATTCCAATACGAAAAGTGCTATCTGTCCCCGCGGTTCTGGCGCAAAAGAAGGGGGTGTTGGCGCTAATAATGTCTCTTTCACGGCTGTTTGCAGGTAGGATGGCAGCATACTTGTGCAATGATCTACTTGCTCCTGGAATTCATGCTCGTTGTAGTAAAGATCGCTCTCCTGGTTCAGCCGCTGTCCTCGTGCCCCTGGGAACATGAACACTACCGGCCTATCTAGCGATTCTTGAAAATGCGTCCAAACAGGGGCTGACTCTGGCGATTGCAAGGCCGCCAATGCTTCCGAAGATGAGCGACAAAGCAAGGCTCGCCGGTGAGCAAAGGCGCGCCGGCCAACTTGTAATGTGTAGGCTATATCTGGCAGATTGCTGTCGGGATGCTGCCGCAAGTACGTGAGTAGATTACTTGTCTGTGTGTTGAGGGTTGATTCCGTCCTGGCGGACCATATCAGTAACTGCCATGGTCTGGCTGTTCCTGAAGGGGGGACAACTGGCGCTTCCTCCACGATCATATGCACATTGGTGCCCCCAATGCCAAAAGAGCTGACGCCGGCGCGACGGGGAATACCATGGGGGTTCCATTTGGCGAGTTTCGTATTTACGTAAAAAGGGCTGTTTGCGAAATCAATTTGCGGGTTTGGCGTCTCGAAATTCAAACTGGCCGGAATCTGTTTATGCTCAAAGGACAGGATGGTCTTGATCAAGCTGGCCACGCCGCCGGCGTTGACCAGATGTCCGATATTGGTTTTAACGGAGCCAATGGCGCAATAACCTTTCTTGTCTGTGCCGGCACGAAACGCTCTCGTCAGCGCCTCAATTTCTATGGGATCGCCCAGGCGCGTACCCGTTCCATGCGTTTCAACATAAGTAATCGTCTCCGGGTTGACTTCCGCCAGCGCCAATGCTTCGGCAATCACCGCCGCCTGACCCGCAACGCTTGGCGCCGTGTAGCTAAACTTCATCGCTCCATCATTGTTCATAGCCGTGCCGCGAATGATGGCCCGAATGCAATCCCCTTCTGCCAGGGCGTCTTCCAGGCGCTTCAAAACGACGATGCCTATGCCGCTGCCGCTGACCGTTCCATTGGCCTGCGCGTCGAAAGCCCGGCAATGCCCATCGGCTGCGCCAATGCCTCCTTCTTGATAGAAAAATGCTTCATTATGCGACGCTTGTAAGGAAATGCTACCTGCCAGAGCCAGGTCATTCTGATAATTCAACAGGCTCTGGGCCGCCAGATGAATGGCTACAAAGGAGGATGAGCAAAGCGTGGCGACACTCAGGCTGGGGCC from Ardenticatenales bacterium includes the following:
- a CDS encoding MbtH domain protein, yielding MDELVEMLTTGTHPVIVSRVDGSVEKLQESISRGYVLVKFTDTRGGTELGVRLDDATNLGAADFEQATGTVHLEGTLTLNYVKVRCIADIDLTTMEGSGHLQKVAL
- a CDS encoding amino acid adenylation domain-containing protein codes for the protein MMTLVELLSQLRNLDVYIWIDEGRLRINAPDGVLTPTMRAELSARKTEIIAFLEQIEASKRLVAEPIPPAGRQENLPLSFAQQRVWILDQLQMAAFTNMTAAVRISGNLNVPLLEKSLNEVVRRHAILRTRFVAKDGYPVQTILPSLKVTIPIRDLRGLSGAEQERVVRQDMLLAALRIFDLSQPPLFELILFRLDTHTYDLSLNFQHIISDAWSQSILVRELVAFYSAFQDGRLPSLPEPTIQYADFAFWQHQSLQSARFQESLAYWKQKLTGPLPVLEMLSAQTQRSAIPNKAVKQVLVFDTTLMRALEQLSQQEGTTLFTVLLAAFKTLLHRCTGQTDIVVGAPIFDRERSEVQHLIGLFLNTLVLRTDLSGNPPFTELLGRVHQTVREAFAHKEVPFERLVEEIQPERSLVRNPLFQVTFVMQNVPSAPVEIPGLALTPIPLETSQAAPPDLLGVNIQETPTGLVCELEFNADLLNQTLLEQFQTLLQGIVKNPRQRLSSLPLLTKAEEVHILHKQIGRGVVKNQPEARIHIAFERQVAARPDAIALVAGEEQLTFQELNRRANQIAHYLRSMNLETEALVGVYMERSLDMIISILGVLKAGGAYLPLDTIYPPERLAFVLQDSRASVLLTQNALVEKLPALNTRMICIDTEWERIAQENAGNPAAPVVPDNLAYAIYTSGSTGRPKGVLIPHKQVMRLFQATQEWFHFGPQDVWSFFHSHAFDFSVWEIFGSLLYGGKLIIVPYWLGRSPDDLYSLLCESCVTVLNQTPSAFRQLTWSINNRSVSPTRDLSLRFVIFGGEALDLSELQSWYTEDHNGTLQLVNMYGITETTVHVTYRPLAAEDLEAAPGSVIGEAIPDMQFYILDDRYQLTPVGVPGEIYVGGNGLARAYQNHPALTAERFVPNPFDNQPGSRLYKSGDLACYLPDGDVMYLGRRDHQVKIRGFRIELGEIESVLSQHADIRQTAVLVQTNENGDRHLVAYFVPSLPGQTPGVNELRDFVKGKLPEYMVPSTFVLLDALPLTPNGKLDRRTLATLGSPLAPSTEAEFVAPQGTVEKRLAVIWCKMLGVERVSVYDTFFDLGGYSLLATQVIHEINEAFDVTLSLRDLFEESTIAGLSLLIEEILLARFEEDPL
- a CDS encoding MbtH family protein yields the protein MTNDEATDTTIYNVVVNHEEQYSIWFADRPLPLGWETVGVSGSKEECLAYIEEVWTDMRPLSLRKKMDESNDPR
- a CDS encoding inositol-3-phosphate synthase, translating into MSKKNKKVRVAIIGVGNCASSLVQGVQYYRDAPDDAEIPGLMHATVGGYHVRDIEFTAAFDVVKGKVGLDLSEAIWAHPNNTIKFADVPHLGVPVYRGMTHDGIGKYVSTVVEKAPGPTDNIVQILKDTGTDVVVNFMPVGSEMATKWYVEQVLEAGCAFVNGIPVFIASSEYWGKRFAEKGLPIIGDDIKSQVGATITHRVLTNLFKDRGVHLDRTYQLNFGGNMDFYNMLERERLESKKISKTNAVTSQLPYDLGAENVHVGPSDYVPWLTDRKWCHIRMEGRAFGDVPLQIELKLEVWDSPNSAGVMIDAVRCAKLGLDRGLGGPLIAPASYFMKTPPQQYTDDEARQMTEDFIAGI
- a CDS encoding KR domain-containing protein translates to MKTVELPNGYDGNMAEHIAIVGITGRFPGAANVDEFWCNLRDGIESISFFTQQELASSNLDPSLQENPQYVGADGIIKDMDLFDAAFFGYTPREAELMDPQHRLFLECAWEALENAGYDSESYDGRIGVYASANLSSYLLRNILANPELRATATSFHTMLGNDKDFVATRVSYKLNLKGPSLSVATLCSSSFVAIHLAAQSLLNYQNDLALAGSISLQASHNEAFFYQEGGIGAADGHCRAFDAQANGTVSGSGIGIVVLKRLEDALAEGDCIRAIIRGTAMNNDGAMKFSYTAPSVAGQAAVIAEALALAEVNPETITYVETHGTGTRLGDPIEIEALTRAFRAGTDKKGYCAIGSVKTNIGHLVNAGGVASLIKTILSFEHKQIPASLNFETPNPQIDFANSPFYVNTKLAKWNPHGIPRRAGVSSFGIGGTNVHMIVEEAPVVPPSGTARPWQLLIWSARTESTLNTQTSNLLTYLRQHPDSNLPDIAYTLQVGRRAFAHRRALLCRSSSEALAALQSPESAPVWTHFQESLDRPVVFMFPGARGQRLNQESDLYYNEHEFQEQVDHCTSMLPSYLQTAVKETLLAPTPPSFAPEPRGQIALFVLEYALATLWQSWGVKPRAMFGEGVGEYVAACLSGVMSLPDGLALLIDAVEYDEQNGQRQSPATPLEQISFQAPQIPYVSGVTGDWVTEQQLQSHDYWRRLLAANSSPNVTNLLTESEPVLLEIGPDSFLSKIAVQHSHKAEKQLVLSSLSEESHPSASASLLLTVAQLWLAGVRLDWNGFHNHHYRRRLPLPTYPFERQRYWVEPVLHSDGEQSVARKQSLHVNEKSPDVSDWFYIPSWTRTVLPAVASPHTDASSWLLFVDGESLGDHLAQRLRQASLPAIVVRPGPFFAAGDDDTFMINPGEPADYERLIQELALRGVHPQKIVHMWYATADTHPADVDQDKGFYSLLFLAQALGQAGSVAKVSLFIVATNLFDVSGHDRLVPEKATILGPARVVCQEYPHIQCHFIDVVLPSSPNQGKHTLAEQLWLELQTAATASVVAYRDRYRWTQTFESISASMPANKPLLQKEGTYLLFNGLRSIGFLLSQHLIQAGATQLTLTTCEDLPARDSWHTYLNTHKQDEIGRQILNALHLEAMGGKILVVSVDETDPIQVESAVASATQQFGELNGVIFNPRHTGQVLPVFVREANRSTCEREFLLIKSSLSAVRSVIAEKNLDFCMVTSSISSVLAGPGLAIHAGISNFLDSFTQHVAQTSPYPWIVVNWDILQTAETDKIPLARPEQMQTAAITLAEGLQVAAQLFPAPYNAPQIIVSTIDLPFRLRKWTPSTQQNTPQPQALTFHPRPELAYPFAAPRNEVEEKLANIWQRAMGVKPVGIHDNFFELGGDSLLAVQIISQIREAFKIDIPLGDLFEQPTIGFLSEYIQTILWAIQGATPPTSSTHAAQREEIEL